A window of Blautia argi genomic DNA:
TCTGTCCCAAAAGCATAACCTCTACCACGCCGTCTGCCACCAGATGTTCAATTTCCCTTATAATATCCTTTGGATTACGGCTGCGTTCCCGTCCCCGCACATACGGCACAATGCAATAGCTGCAGAAATTGTTGCAGCCAAACATAATATTGACACCGGATTTGAATGGATATTTTCTCTCACTTGGCAAATCCTCTACAATTTTGTCGGTATCCTTCCAAATATCAATAACCATACGGTTATTCGTCAGAGCTGCCACCACCAGCTCTGCAAATTTATAGATGTTGTGGGTACCGAAAATCAGATTTACAAAGGAATAACTTTTTTTCAGCTTTTCCACCACCTGAGGTTCCTGCATCATACACCCGCACAGACCTATCATCATATGCGGGTTTTTCTTTTTCAGGCTGTGGAGATAGCCCAAACGTCCGTAAACACGCAGGTTTGCATTTTCCCGTACTGTACAGGTATTGTAAATAACAAAATCTGCATTTTCGTCAGGAGCTTCCACATAGCCAATACGTTCCAACACACCAACCAGCTTCTCAGAATCTCTTGCATTCATCTGACAGCCGAAGGTATTGACACAAAAAGTCAGCCTGCGGTTTAACTCCCTGGATTTTTCTTCTGTAAGCTCCCTTGCTTTTTTCATAAACCAGTACTGACGATATGGCTCTTCTGTGGGGGCTTCTCTTGTCAGGTCAGCGCTTTCTATTAATTTATCTATGTTACTGTCAAAAATCAGTTCTTTATTTTCCATTTTTCATCAAGTCCTTTCAGGGCATTATTTTATAAGTATATAGTATCAGTTTGGAATTTTCAACTAATTTTATCCAAAATCCTTTAGAGGATTTGGCTCTGTCTTTAAATTTCAAAAAAGAAACAGGCATAAAAGAATCACTCTTTCCTGCATTCCGCTGACATGTCAAAATACAAAAAAGAGCGATTCCCTATGCCTATGTTTTATTTCTGTTTATCCGCCCAGAATTCCACTGCCTTTATCAGAAAGGCGGCGCACCCCTTCTGGTTTCTGTCATAATATTCCTGAAATCTGGAGTCTGCTGCAAAACCGCAACCTCTTTCTCTCCATAATAGCGATATCCCGCTTCGTTCACCCGCGCCGGCTTTAACAGATGAATTTCATCATAATACCGCAATGTTCGGGTACTGACTCCTGCCAGTGCAGCAAGCTGGCGTATACTATATTCCATATTTCTCTCTCCTTTCTCTCTGTGTTTTCATCTTATCTGTTTCCGCTGCGTCAATGTCAAGAGAAAAGTGAAAAATATTTTTTGACTGCTGCCCTTA
This region includes:
- the miaB gene encoding tRNA (N6-isopentenyl adenosine(37)-C2)-methylthiotransferase MiaB, producing MENKELIFDSNIDKLIESADLTREAPTEEPYRQYWFMKKARELTEEKSRELNRRLTFCVNTFGCQMNARDSEKLVGVLERIGYVEAPDENADFVIYNTCTVRENANLRVYGRLGYLHSLKKKNPHMMIGLCGCMMQEPQVVEKLKKSYSFVNLIFGTHNIYKFAELVVAALTNNRMVIDIWKDTDKIVEDLPSERKYPFKSGVNIMFGCNNFCSYCIVPYVRGRERSRNPKDIIREIEHLVADGVVEVMLLGQNVNSYGKNLEEPMTFAQLLQEIEKIEGLERIRFMTSHPKDLSDELIEVMKNSKKICRHLHLPLQSGSSEILKKMNRKYDKEQYLNLVERIRKAMPDISLTTDIIVGFPGETEEDFLETVDVVEKVRYDSAFTFIYSKRTGTPAAAMENQIPEDVVKDRFDRLLARVQEIGRSMSARYTGTVQEVLVEEQNSQDTHLMTGRLSNNLVVHFEGDTSLIGKLCQVRLDECRGFYYMGTKVG